Part of the Saccharicrinis carchari genome is shown below.
GAAGTATTTAAATCGATACCTACTAAAAGGGATCGTAAGGATATGATTCAATACATCAACCTTCAATTAGCAGCCTTGGGGCAGCCACTGTTTTATGACGAAACAGATGCTCAAAAGAAGCTTTCTAATGCCAAGTTTCTGAATCTGACCGAAGGGCTTATCAGTAGTTTCAGGGAAAAATCAAGGTTGCTCAGCGACCATTTATCGCCGGCAGATACCAGGATACAAAACTTTATTGATGATTACTTGAAGGATGTAAAAATTGATAAATCATTACGCATCCCCAACGATACCCTGGTGCTGAACCAAAAAGGGCTGGCGCGTGAAATAAGCCTGCCTCCCAACGGCGATACTTTTAAAAGCGAGTTAATAACCTCTTACAGGGTTAAGCAAGGCGTGTTACATAATCCGGTCAGTGATAAAAGAACAACCAAGGGAACCTTTCATATTGTGGAAGGAGGACTGCCTGTGCCCCTGGACAAAAAAGAAGTGCCGAAACAAGCTTTTGCGCACCTGCTGAACTCGGCCTTTAACCCTTCCGACGAATACAAAACGCTGCCCTTCACCTCGGGCCAAAAGCAGCAGGCTAAAGTAATGTTATCGTTATTGCTGCGCCCTATTGTATGTCCTAAGGTAGAAGGATTTATTGATGAAAAAAGTCTGGAGGTACGTTTTTTTGCCCCGGGATCGTTGGCCAGTAACCTCGATTTTGTGGAAAATATTTTCGGTAATGCTGGGGATCATAATTTAGCCCAAAACGATGCGGCACTTGATATTGAGCACTGGACCGGACATACCGGGTGTATAGTGCTGGCCCCCCAACTAACACAACTCAAGAAAAAAGATATTGGATTACCTCACGTTTCTGAAGCCACCGAACGCCAGAAAAAAGATGGCATGTGTTGGGAAAAAGAAGATGAGCTGTACAACGATGGTGGAGCATTTAAAATAACCTGCCGCGACGAAAGAGGTGTGGTGATAACCTTAATTGCCGATAATTACTTTGGGTATTCCAAAAAGGAAATTAAAACGCAAATCAGCTATTCGGCCAACCTATACGGCCTGGTGGAAGAGGAGCATGCGGGTGGAGCCATAGCCTATCCTCGTGGTGTTATGGGTGAGAATGTATTTGGTCAAAATTTTTCTAAAAATTTTAATAACAAATACAGTTTTGCCGAGGCCATGAAGCTTTTAGGCGATAAGGCTACGGTGAAACCGGAAGGATATGCCATCGATAAAAAGTATACTAACATTGTATATATTCCGGAGTTTGCGAATATCGATATTCAAAAAAGTACGATAAGTTGGGATAACAAAGGTAATGCGTTTGCCCTGAAACTTTCGCCCGACAAAACCTATGTGATGCCTTCGGGCGATAAATTCCAGTTGGTTAAACATCCAACCCAAAAGTTATGGCGGATTATACATACCAATGCCGAAGGCATGTTTTGCCACAAGCCTTGTACTGTTTCGGGGGGTGGGAAGTCCGAAATTTCAAAGTCCCTCCAAAATGCCATCAAATATGGTATTTTTAACATCCAGAACCTGGAGGAGGATTTTAAACTGGCCGATGAAATCATTAATAAAGATTACTCTAACCGATGGAAAAATGTTCGTCCGGATGCAGATGAGTCGCGTCCTTTCCTAAGTACCAAGCGTACTCTGGGGTCGGCGGTGAAACTTCTTACTCCTTCGGATCAATATAGCGACGAGTACAACAAGTTTTTAGAAGAAATGCCGGAGCATATACGCACCCTGGTGCTGTTTATTAAGCGCCTGTACCGTCACGATACCGAAAAAGGCAACTGGAAAGAGTATATGACTACGGAAATAATTAACGGACGGGCCGGCACCACCTTGATGTATAAAAATCATCCGGTGATAGGCAGCTACGTGCGCATAGGTTTTAGCAAGGATCAAAACTGGTTGGTACATAAATTACGTTCCGATTTTGTGCCGAGTCATAAAATACAAATGGAAGACGACATTACTGCTTCCATAACCTTGCCGGCCACAAAAATTGAGTACCTGAACCCGGAGTACGATAATAAAAGTGTTAAGGTGGCCATGAACTGCGAAAGCTACTTATTCCAGCGTCCGGATGAGGCGATAATAAGAGGTTACGACATTGAGGCGGAAGCAGATATCGTTGAAAGTGGTACATTTCTTACCAACTACGAGCCCATGCGTAAAGCCGATGCCATTGAATTGATAGAAGATGCCATCCACTTTGACGAGTACACCCAACCGGTAAAGGATTTGATTACTAAGGTGGCCGAGTCCGGTCACGATCATTATTTTGTAACGCCATCGCACACACGCCTTGTGGATGGTGTACCAACAAAGAATCCGCGTTATCTGGAAAAGAACATCTACGCCAACGAAACGAAAGATAGTTACCTGGCCGAGGTAGGGGTTCGTTTACGCCGGAAGGTAAAGGCAGAAGATCCGGTAATAAATACGGTTAATGCGGTACTGCCGGGTCGAAGGAATAATCCTGCCGACAAAGCCAACGGTATTCGGGCACTAAGTGTGTATAATCCAATTCATTATCAGGAGCTGCCCGAGCTATTCATGGATTTTATTTGTAGTTTAACAGGTAAGTCGCCTTCTACAACCGGTGCCGGTTCGGAGGGAGCCTTAACCAAAGGGCCATTTAATATGTTGGCACCGACTACCGATTTAAACAATGCCCTTCTATCATACATTCTGACAGAATACCAGGGCTTTAGTTCGGCAGCCGGTTATATAGGGCAATCGCGCTTCGACCATGATATTAGTCTTTTGATACCGGAGATTTGGGCACGTTTGGTACCCGAAGATAGAAACGCTAAGTTGCTGATAGAAACCGGATGCCTCGAAAAAATGGAAGACTTTGAGTACCAGGGTAAAAAAGTGTTAGCCAGTAGGTTGGGGTACCGGATAACCAAAAAGTTTGCGTTTAGATGTATGAATCGTTTGTTCGACGAGCCACAGGCTGTATTTAACGAAGAGATGTTGAAACCTGAATTGCAGGGTATGGACGATTTTGCCGACGGTATAAACAATATTGTAGAAGCGCAGCAAAAAGTGGCCCTCGCGTACTTTGAAGACGGAAGTGTTGAGGCTGCCATACCACCATTAAAAATTCTGTTGCACATAATGGCCTACGGAAATTACGAGGGTAAAGACATTAGCGATCCCGAACTGCGTAAATATTTCGATCGTGATAACGTAATTAATAGCGATTGGTACAAGCAGAGGTTGAAGCTAAGGCAGAACAAAGAAATTGAATTGATATCCAATCAGTTGGTTTATCTTGAGGATTTTGCCGCTAAAGAAGAAAACGCCAGTCTTGTAGATAAAATGGACATCACCAAGAAGATGGCCACAGCTAAAAAAAGAATGGCATATGTTAAGTCGGATAAGTACTTGCAGGATTTAGTAGGTACTTTTGGATTGGATCCCTTGTTTAAGAAATAAACAACAGATAGTAGATTAACAGTAAAGGCAGTTTCGTGGAAGCTGCCTTTTTTGTTAAAATAAGTATTAAAAGCCTGAACTTCTTTCGTGTGTTTTTAGTAACTTCCGCCCTTATTGTTCATTCCAAGCTAAGTTTTAAATAATTCATTATGAATAAATTAGTGTTTTTTGTGTGCGCAGCTGTGGCTTTGTGTTCATGTAAGCATACTGCTGTTAATTCAAAGGTATTGATGTATGTAGGTGCTACAAGTAATGATTCCTTAAAAGGCATCGAATATTGTTATTTTGATACGGTAAGCGGACAGATAGGAGAGCTCGCGTTAGCCAGTCAAATGCTCAATCCCAATTTTTTGGAAGTAGATAGGCAAAACAACTTGTTATTCGCGGTAGGTCAATCGCAGGAGCCCCAGGCAAAGAGTTCGTTGCTTCGTTGTTATAAGGTAAATGATTCTAATGGTGCCATAACGCCAATAAGCGAAGCCCTTGTACCGGGACAAGGTTCTTGTTATGTAGCCTTGGATCAATCCCGGGAAAAAGTTATGGTTGCCAATTATAGCTCGGGCGATGTGTGTGTGTTCCATTTCTTAAACAATCAATTAAGCTACTTAAACTCGGTACAGCATTACGGCACCGGACCCGATAAAAGCCGTCAGGAAGCAGCTCACGCCCATTCAATAAATATAGATCCGGGTAGCGACCGGATATATTCTGCAGATTTGGGAGCGGATAAGCTGATGGTGTATACGATTACAGAAAATGGTTTAAAAACCCTGGATTCTGTATTATGCCGTCCGGGTGCGGGGCCACGCCATTTCGATTTTAGCCCCAATGGTAAAATATTGGCTGTTGTAAATGAGTTGGATTGCACCGTGAGTACCTTTGCAATAGATGATACGGGAGTGTATAAAGAAGCAATGCAAACCCTAAGCATGTTGCCAGACACATTTAGTGGCGTAGCCTACTGCGCCGATATACATTTTTCGCCCGATGGAAAATTTTTATACGCGTCAAACCGCGGTTTCGATTGTATAGCTGTTTTTGAAGTTAGTGGCACTCATCTGCAACGCGTGGAATTAATGACCGATGGAATAAAGTGGCCACGTAACTTTGCTATCGACCCTAGCGGCAACTTTGTGCTTGTAGCCAATCGCGATGCAAACAATATAACGGTTTATAAAAGGAACAAGAAAAACGGTAAGCTCACTAGGTTGCCACATACGGTCGAGACAGAACGACCGATTTGTATAAAATTTTTCAGTTAAATTACCCTTATAGAAAATTGACAGCATGGAGCAAAGTGTAGTTTTAAATGGACTTTTTTTATTTTTCGGATTAATTATTCTTATTGCCGCACTGTTTAATTGGCATTACTTTTTTAATCAGCGTAAAGCGCAATTTCTGGTAAAAGCATTAGGTATAAATGGAGCCCGCATTGTGTATGCCATACTGGGATTGTTTTTTGCGTTGTTGGGTGCCAATGAACTATTCAATTTAAACTTATTCCTTTTTAATTAATCGGATTTCGTTGATCGCACTTAAACTAATATGCAAGTAACAGGTAAGGGTATTTATTCGTTACCCATTATTTAAAGAGACATCAAGCAAAATGCAAGCTTTTGGAGAAACGAATAGGTGTATTAACTTTATAATTACATATTCAGCATAAGTCTATGAAACTACCAATAATACAAATAGGTAATTCAAAAGGTTTTAGGTAGATTGTCGCAACCTGAAATTGAAGAATTAAAATCAGTGATTAGGGAAACATTTGTTGAATGAACAAAAAAAACAAGGGGTAACAAAAGCTATACATAATGCGGGGTCGGTTGATAATATGAATGTTAAAACAGGCAATGAAGTTTAGTAATAAATTGAATGTGGGGGTATTCCTTAGGCTCGCACTACCCATAGCCCAACCGTTTCCACTATTTTTCCAGTCCAATTCGTGAATGTTTTCACGGGTCAATTAAAACAATGTATTTTTTACTTATTTTTACCGGCTAATTCAGGAGCATATAATGAGCGTTCAAATAGTAGAGGTTAAAAACACAAATCAAAGGAAAAAGTTTGTTGATTTTCCGTATAAATTGTATAAAAACAATACCTGTTGGGTGCCAGCCATGCGGGCGGATGAGTTGGGAGCCATATCGCCCGATAAAAATCCGGCTTATGATTTTTCAAAAGCAAAATTTTGGTTGGCGTATCAGGACGGACAAGTTGTAGGTAGGATAGGTGCCATAGTTAACGACTTATGGATAAGTAAGATAGGTAAAAAGATAGGCCGCATAACCCGCATGGAGTTTATAAACAACTTTGAGGTGGTAAAGCGGCTGTTTGAAACTGCTGAGTGCTGGCTAAAGGAGCAAGGCATGGTGGGTGCGATGGGACCCTTAGGTTTCTCTAATCTGGATCACTCCGGCCTGCTTATCGAAGGACACGAATACATTGCCGTAATGGCCAGCGACTATCATCATGCCTACTATCAAAGCCACATCGAAAAGCTGGGCTATACCAAGGAAACGGATTGGCTGGAATTTAGGATTACCTTCCCGGAGGCGCTGCCCGAAAAATCCCTGAAAATTTCGGAGATGATTAAGAAACGATACGGCCTTAAAATACTTAATTTTAACTCCAGGAACGAGTTAGAGCCTTATCGCGAACAGATATTTAAAGTGTTTAACGATGCCTTTGTGGGTTTATTTGGCACCTTTAGATTGCCCGATAGATTGGTGAAGTTTTATATCAACAAGTTTTTTCCGGCCTTAAACCCACGCTACGTTAAGGTAATGCTCGATAAGGAAGATGAGCTGGCGGGTTTTGTGGTAGCGCTGCCCTCTTTGTCCGTAGCATTGCAAAAAGCTAAAGGCAGATTACTGCCCTTTGGTTGGTGGCACTTAAAAAATGCTTTGGAAAAACCCAAGGAAATGGATTTGATGCTCACGGGTGTTAAGCCCGAACTACAAAAGATGGGTGGCGTATCGCTTTTGATGAATGAGTTATGGAAAACAGCCAATGACGAAGGAATCCGTTTTGTAGAAACCACTGGGATGCTCGAAGACAACAAGGTGGCCATACAGCTATGGAAATCATTCGATCATATTCAGCACAAACGCAAGCGATGTTATAAAAAGATGTTTTAAAAGATTGAAGGATAAAAATTAGAGGTTTGAAGATGAAAGCCAAAGATTTGTTGCCCAAGTGTTTGCTTTAAAAGTACGCGCCATTAAAAGCTATTCCGTCCGTACGGCAGTTGTCGGAGAGCTTGTAGTACAAACCAAGGATTCCTTCAACGCCATACAGTTACTATCGTTGTAAAAAATTACCACCTATACTTTGGCCGAGAAGTTTTTGAGCTTTCTAATCGCTTCAATGGGATCCGGGGCATTGAACACAGCACTTCCGGCAACTAATACATCGGCTCCCGCATTAACCAGTTGTTCTGCATTATGTGTATCAACGCCGCCATCCACCTGAATTAAAGCCGTACTACCCGATTTAGCTATCAGATTTTTCAGGTCGCTAATTTTTTTAAAGGTGTTGGGAATAAATTGCTGACCCCCAAAGCCCGGATTCACCGACATAAGTAATACCAAATCAAGCTCCGCAATAATTTCTTGCAATAAAAAAACGGGCGTGTGCGGATTTAACGTAACGCCTGCTTTCATACCTTCATTTTTGATTGCTTGTATAGTTCGGTGTAAATGATTACACGCTTCGTAGTGCACGTTAAGTAAATCGGCTCCTGCCTTTTTAAAATCAGAAATATATCTGTCCGGATCCACAATCATCAAGTGCACGTCAAATGGCTTTTTAACATGTGGTCGTAGGGATTTTAAAACTGGTAGTCCAAATGAAATATTGGGCACAAACATACCATCCATGATGTCCAAATGGAGCCAGTCGGCTTCACTTTGGTTAATAATTTTTATTTGCGATTCCATTTTACTAAAATCTGCGGCCAACAAGGAGGGTGCTAACAAGTGTTTCATGGTGATTTTTTATGGCAGTAAGTAATATTTTTTACACGTTGAATAGTGCGAAATTTTAAATTCAAAAACAAAAGTAACAAGGAATTAGTGAATAAAAAAGGGTTTTGATATTTGTCAAAACCCTAAAAGTAATATTTCTGCCGGTTGGTTTATCCTAAATACGAACGCAGTATTTTGCTGCGGTAGGCGTGCTTTAATCTTTTGATGGCTTTTTCTTTTATCTGCCTCACCCTTTCGCGGGTAAGATTAAAAAGATTACCTATTTCTTCGAGCGAATAAGGCGGTTCATCATTCAAACCATAATAAAGACGTATTATATCCGCTTCTCTGGCTGATAAAGTAGATAGAGAACGGTCTATTTCGCGTCGTAGCGAATCGGTGAGCAGTTTATTATCCGGACTTACGGTATCCGTGGGCAAAAGGGTATCATACATATTATTGTCCTCGTCCTTCCGCAAAGGGGCATCCATCGAAACGTGCTTGTTCATGGCTTTTAAAGATTCCTTAACCTCTTTAGGCGCCAAATTTAGTGTTTCTGCAATTTCATCTGCAGTAGGTTCACGTTGGTACTCTTGTTCGAGTATGGCAAAGGTGTTGTTTACCTTATTCATAGAGCCTATCTTATTCAAGGGTAGTCGTACTATCCTGGCTTGCTCGGCCAATGCCTGAAGTATAGATTGACGAATCCACCAAACGGCATACGAGATAAACTTAAATCCTCGTGTTTCGTCAAAGCGTTGTGCCGCTTTTATCAGTCCTAAATTACCCTCATTTATCAAATCGGGTAGGCTCAGACCTTGGTTTTGGTATTGTTTGGATACAGAAACAACAAAACGCAAATTAGCATTTATTAATCTTTCCAGTGCTACCTGGTCGCCTTCTTTTATTTTTTTGGCAAGCCTTACCTCCTCTTCTGAAGTAATCAGCTTTACTTTGCCTATTTCGTGCAGGTATTTGTCTAACGAAGGAGTTTCGCGATTGGTAACTTGCTTTGTAATTTTAAGTTGTCGCATGCTTAGCGGAAATTTGTATGTGTGTTGTATTGTAGTTATGTCTCGTAAATATAACAAAAAAAGTATGTGGGTGTTTATTACTTCTCATAAATATTTATTATACACTACTAAATTGTAACTACTAAAGCCTGTTTTTGTAGTATATAGTAGGGCTAATGAACAAAAAAGATTAGTAATTATAATATTATGATGGGCTATGCAGACATAAAATTATAAGCTTTTATTGAAGGGTGGGGGTAGGCAGAACTGAAGCCGGCACCAGAAAGGTTGGGGCTTACGAGAAAAGCTTCTCTCAAAAGGAGGGATTATTTTCTGGTGAGTTCAATATGGCAATTGAAAGAAAATATAAACATGAAAATAAAAAAATAATTTTGCGTTTTCGTTCATATTACGTAAGTTTGCGTCAAATCTTCTGGGCACAGTTCTTTTCTTTAGAATTTTAGCCTTTCAGAATACTAAAATCCAGTAACACATTATATAGTAATACCGAACGGAAGATCATTTCATTTAAAAATTTCCCCCTAAGAGAATTTATTGATAAAAATTATGTACGATATTCTTGAATTGAGTAAAAAGCTCTTGCCCGAATTGAAAGAGGTAGCTAAAGAGTTGAATATTAAACGCTTAGATTCCTACAAAAAGCAAGAGTTAATTTATAGGATTCTGGATGAGCAAGCCATTATGGCTTCGGAAAAGCAAAAAGTAACAAAGGCAGATAGACCGAATGTAAGGAAATTGGCAGATAAAAAGCCGGTGGACAAAAAGCCCGTAAAAAAGGCGGCAAGTACTAAGGACAAGGCTGCGGATACGCCGGCAAAGGAGGCAGGCAAAAGCAAGGCAGAAAATCCCAAGGTAGCAGATGATAAACCCGATGTTAAATCGGTAAAAGCATCGTCGGCAGCCGCAAAAGCAGGAAGCGATAAAAAAGTGGAAGGCAAAGCAGCCGACAATCGTGATCAGGCAAAAGATGATGGAGCCAAACAGGAGAGTAGCACTCCTGTTAAAGCTAAAAAAAGCGGAGAAGCAAAAGAAAAATCTAAAGATAAAGAGCGTAGTAACGAAGCAAGACGCCCCGTTCGTCAGAACGACGATACATCACGTCGCCGCCCGCACGATACACGTGAATCCAGAAGCCCGAAAGAGGGCAATGGGCACCGCCGTACCGATAAGCACGACAAAGCTTTTGATTTTGATGGCATTATATCGGCATCCGGCGTGTTGGAAATTATGCAGGATGGATATGGATTTTTAAGGTCATCGGATTATAATTATCTAAATTCGCCCGACGATATCTATGTGTCGCAATCGCAAATAAAACTATTTGGTTTAAAAACAGGCGATACTGTTTTGGGTACCATACGTCCGCCGAAAGAAGGTGAGAAGTACTTTCCGCTGATAAAAGTGGAAGAAATAAACGGAAGGTCGCCACAGGTTGTTCGCGACAGGGTTCCCTTTGACCACCTGACACCTATTTTTCCTA
Proteins encoded:
- the rpe gene encoding ribulose-phosphate 3-epimerase; protein product: MKHLLAPSLLAADFSKMESQIKIINQSEADWLHLDIMDGMFVPNISFGLPVLKSLRPHVKKPFDVHLMIVDPDRYISDFKKAGADLLNVHYEACNHLHRTIQAIKNEGMKAGVTLNPHTPVFLLQEIIAELDLVLLMSVNPGFGGQQFIPNTFKKISDLKNLIAKSGSTALIQVDGGVDTHNAEQLVNAGADVLVAGSAVFNAPDPIEAIRKLKNFSAKV
- a CDS encoding lactonase family protein; this translates as MNKLVFFVCAAVALCSCKHTAVNSKVLMYVGATSNDSLKGIEYCYFDTVSGQIGELALASQMLNPNFLEVDRQNNLLFAVGQSQEPQAKSSLLRCYKVNDSNGAITPISEALVPGQGSCYVALDQSREKVMVANYSSGDVCVFHFLNNQLSYLNSVQHYGTGPDKSRQEAAHAHSINIDPGSDRIYSADLGADKLMVYTITENGLKTLDSVLCRPGAGPRHFDFSPNGKILAVVNELDCTVSTFAIDDTGVYKEAMQTLSMLPDTFSGVAYCADIHFSPDGKFLYASNRGFDCIAVFEVSGTHLQRVELMTDGIKWPRNFAIDPSGNFVLVANRDANNITVYKRNKKNGKLTRLPHTVETERPICIKFFS
- a CDS encoding sigma-70 family RNA polymerase sigma factor, whose product is MRQLKITKQVTNRETPSLDKYLHEIGKVKLITSEEEVRLAKKIKEGDQVALERLINANLRFVVSVSKQYQNQGLSLPDLINEGNLGLIKAAQRFDETRGFKFISYAVWWIRQSILQALAEQARIVRLPLNKIGSMNKVNNTFAILEQEYQREPTADEIAETLNLAPKEVKESLKAMNKHVSMDAPLRKDEDNNMYDTLLPTDTVSPDNKLLTDSLRREIDRSLSTLSAREADIIRLYYGLNDEPPYSLEEIGNLFNLTRERVRQIKEKAIKRLKHAYRSKILRSYLG
- a CDS encoding GNAT family N-acetyltransferase yields the protein MSVQIVEVKNTNQRKKFVDFPYKLYKNNTCWVPAMRADELGAISPDKNPAYDFSKAKFWLAYQDGQVVGRIGAIVNDLWISKIGKKIGRITRMEFINNFEVVKRLFETAECWLKEQGMVGAMGPLGFSNLDHSGLLIEGHEYIAVMASDYHHAYYQSHIEKLGYTKETDWLEFRITFPEALPEKSLKISEMIKKRYGLKILNFNSRNELEPYREQIFKVFNDAFVGLFGTFRLPDRLVKFYINKFFPALNPRYVKVMLDKEDELAGFVVALPSLSVALQKAKGRLLPFGWWHLKNALEKPKEMDLMLTGVKPELQKMGGVSLLMNELWKTANDEGIRFVETTGMLEDNKVAIQLWKSFDHIQHKRKRCYKKMF
- a CDS encoding Imm17 family immunity protein, which produces MEQSVVLNGLFLFFGLIILIAALFNWHYFFNQRKAQFLVKALGINGARIVYAILGLFFALLGANELFNLNLFLFN
- the rho gene encoding transcription termination factor Rho, whose translation is MYDILELSKKLLPELKEVAKELNIKRLDSYKKQELIYRILDEQAIMASEKQKVTKADRPNVRKLADKKPVDKKPVKKAASTKDKAADTPAKEAGKSKAENPKVADDKPDVKSVKASSAAAKAGSDKKVEGKAADNRDQAKDDGAKQESSTPVKAKKSGEAKEKSKDKERSNEARRPVRQNDDTSRRRPHDTRESRSPKEGNGHRRTDKHDKAFDFDGIISASGVLEIMQDGYGFLRSSDYNYLNSPDDIYVSQSQIKLFGLKTGDTVLGTIRPPKEGEKYFPLIKVEEINGRSPQVVRDRVPFDHLTPIFPNEKFKLTGTGRDSLSSRVVDMFSPIGKGQRGLIVAQPKTGKTVLLKEVANAIASNHPEVYMIILLVDERPEEVTDMARSVNAEVISSTFDEPAERHVKVANIVLEKAKRMVECGHDVVVLLDSITRLARAYNTVSPASGKVLSGGVDANALHKPKRFFGAARNIEDGGSLTILATALTETGSKMDEVIFEEFKGTGNMELQLDRKLSNKRIYPAVDVTLSSTRREDLLIEKDSMNRIWVLRNYLADMNPIEAMEFLRDRMNTTRNNEEFLISMND